GGGCCATAAAGGACACCACAGATAAACTGTTGTTACCCCTTTTCCTATggagttgatgatgtaatctttTTCTCTTGTGTTGATTCGTGGATGAGTGCCAGGCTGGTCCGACACCAGAATGAACCAGAACACTGCCCAAATGCAACCAGCACCCCCTGGtgatgagagaaagagggacagagagagagagacagagggacggagtGAGAGAAAGACCTGATTCTGTTGACATCTTCACAAAGCAAAAGGTTGTGCAGGTACAGTGTTTGTGCTGAACAAGAGAGTGTGCAGAGAAGAATTGTGAATGATTAAAAAAAATTGGAAGGTATTATGTGTGTGAAAACGTCACAGGAGAACAAAACAAGAGCTGAAAATGTGGGTATGCAGAGACATGCAGATATGGTGTGTGTAGGGGGAATGTATATGTTTGAGGGGTGTAATGAATGTTTATGTTTGAGGTGTGTAATGAAGGTTTATGTTTGAGGTGTGTAATGAAGTTTTATGTTTGAGGTGTGTAATGAATGTTTATATTTGAGGTGTGTAATGAATGTTTATGTTTGAGGTGTGTAATGAATGCATTATGTTTGAGGTGTGTAATGAATGTTTATGTTTGAGGTGTGTAATGAATGTTTATGTTTGAGGGGTGTAATGAATGTTTATGTTTGAGGGTGTAATGAATGTTTATGTTTGAGGGGTGTAATGAATGCATTATGTTTGAGTGTAATGAATGCATTATAAGGGGTGTAATGAATAATTATGTTTGAGGGATGTAATGAATGTTTATGTTTGAGGTGTGTAATGAATGCTTATGTTTGAGGTGATGTAATGAATGTTTATGTGTTGATTATGTTTGGGGTGTAATGAATGTTTATATTTGAGGTGTGTAATGAATGTTTATGTTTGAGGTGTGTAATGAATGCATTATGTTTGAGGTGTGTAATGAATGCATCATGTTTGAGGGGTGTAATGAATGTATAGGTTTGAGGGGTGTAATGAATGTATTATGTTTGAGGGGTGTAATGAATGTATAGGTTTGAGGGGTGTAATGAATGTTTATGTTTGAGGTGTGTAATGAATGTTTATATTTGAGGTGTGTAATGAATGTTTATGTTTGAGGTGTGTAATGAATGTTTATGTTTGAGGGGGTGTGTAATGAATGAATTATGTTTGAGGTGTGTAATGAATGTATTATGTTTATGTTTGAATGTATAGGTTTGATGTAATGAATGTATGTTTGAGTGTTTTATGTTTGAGGGTGTAATGAATGTATTATGTTTGAGGGGTGTAATGAATGTATAGGTTTGAGGGGTGTAATGAATGCATTATGTTTGAGGTGTATAATGAATGCATTATGTTTGAGGTGTGTAATGAATGTTTATATTTGAGGTGTGTAATGAATGTTTATGTTTGCGGTGTGTAATGAATGCATTATGTTTGAGGTGTGTAATGAATGTATTATGTTTGAGGGGTGTAATGAATGTTTATGTTTGAGGTGTGTAATGAATGTTTATGTTTGAGGGGTGTAATGAATGTTTATGTTTGAGGGGTGTAATGAATGTTTATGTTTGAGGGGTGTAATGAATGCATTATGTTTGAGGGGTGTAATGAATGCATTATGTTTGAGGGGTGTAATGAATAATTATGTTTGAGGGATGTAATGAATGTTTATGTTTGAGGTGTGTAATGAATGCTTATGTTTGAGGGATGTAATGAATGTTTATGTTTGAGGGGTGTAATGAATGTATAGGTTTGAGGGGTGTAATGAATGTATTATGTTTGAGGGGTGTAATGAATGTATTATGTTTGAGGGGTGTAATGAATGTATGTTTAGGTGTTTGATGTTTATGGGTGTAATGAATGTTTATGTTTGAGGGGTGTAATGAATGTATTATGTTTGAGGGGTGTAATGAATGTATTATGTTTGAGGGATGTAATGAATGTTTATGTTTGAGGTGTGTAATGAATGCATAGGTTTGAGGGTGTAATGAATGTATTATGTTTGAGGGGTGTAATGAATGTATTATGTTTGAGGGGTGTAATGAATGTATTATGTTTGAGGGATGTAATGAATGTATAGGTTTGAGGGGTGTAATGAATGTATTATGTTTGAGGGGTGTAATGAATGTATTATGTTTGAGGGGTGTAATGAATGTATAGGTTTGAGGGGTGTAATTGCTATCCAACTCTCACCAAACATGTAGAAGACAGCTGGCCAGCCCAGACTGTGACAGATGAAGCCAGTGAGGGGCAGGGCTACAAAGGCCCCAAAGTTGGCCCCTGACCCCGAAAGGGTCATGAGCCGAGACCTCTCTAGAGGGGGAGCCCAGCGAGCCCACATGGCCATCATGGCCGGGAACGTCACCCCCTGAggacatacaaacacagagcgaTACACACTGATTTAAATGAACCATTCTTATGACACTGAAATTAACAATATACCTTGGTGTTTTACGGAAAATAATGACCATATGGCTATATGTATACGATAAATACGGTTGTTTATACAATCAAATACTAATCCAGTTCATTTCTGACGACAGAATGAGATTGACCCCTACTCTGAAGCCTcttacctccccaaagccttccAGTGCCCGTAAGCCAAACAGCCAGTAGGGTCCTAGCTGCGCTGCcaggggggtgaggagggtgagggctgCGGTGCCCAGCACCCCTCCCCCCAGGAAGATACTCCCCCCAAAGTGTCCGGCCAGGTAACCCCCGGGGATCTGCGTCACCAGGTAGCCAAAGAAGAACGCCCCCAGCAGCAGGCCCTGAGTCAGAGAATCCCACAAATACAGAggtatctgagagagagagagagagagagagagagagagagagagacgtaaaTGAGCATTAGTGTTACGTATGAGTTTGTGAGTGTCTTGTGCAGTATGTCCAGTATGCATGGATCATGTTTGTGTGAAGCCTATTTATGTACTGTAATATATGtgctataattaagcaataaggcctgagggggggtgtggtatatggccaatatactacggCTATGGGCTGTTCTTATGCGCAACACAACaaggagtgcctggacacagcctttagctgtggtatattggccatacatcACAAAcctccgaggtgccttattgctattataaactggttaccaacgtaaccAGATATGTCAATAAATGTTTTGCCATACCATTGgcatacggtctgatataccacggctgtcagccaatcaacattcaggtcttgaaccacccagtttataatatatgaTATAATATGCATGTAGAGTATACTACTATAGGTCTAGTTGATACTTTGGAAGAGCTGGTACTTACCCCATCTGGTTGGTCTGGGGTTTGGCTGCCATTGCTGTGGGAGGAAACTGGGCACTCATGGCCACCTGAGCTGTTGAGAGATGGTTGGCTTTTAGTCCCATTGACCATGGCGACCATGGCAACACTTAGATTGACACGGAGACCGTAGACGACGGAGAATCCAAAGAACATCATGATGGCCAGATTGCAGCGTGCAGAGCAACATTGTGAAGGTACTGTAAGACACGACGACAACATGTGCCCAATCACACCTCACAGTCTGAAAACACTTAAAGATGACTGAAGATGACACTTGAAGATGACTATTTAGACAGTGCTAGTAGTAAATCTACTCTAGCTAACAAGGAGTACATGACACTTAAATTACATATTTCACTAGCACACTGTTAGTTATGATGTAATAAGCAAAATCGTAGGGGCGAATCCGAACTTCCACGTAGGTCAAATGTTCACTTAGTCCCCCACTGACATCAATGCCCCATACTGACAAAACACTTGATATGACTTCATTCAACTATCAGAAGGTTATCATTACATAATGAAGTAACATAAGGAAGCACAACTAGCACATTCATGCTGACTACGCAAAAGAGCAACCAAAACAAGTTAAGACACCTGAATCATCAACATCCACCACTTCTTTTTTAAGTAGGGGTGTAGTATCTCCACTCTCGTCCAGTGGGGAGGAGTCGATGGAGTATCCATTTTGCAAAGCCATTGCAACCACCAGTCAGGTGACGGCCAGATAGGGGAATGAAGTGAGGGTGATCGGAGGTCACCTAACCATAGTGTCCTAAGAAAA
Above is a genomic segment from Oncorhynchus masou masou isolate Uvic2021 chromosome 12, UVic_Omas_1.1, whole genome shotgun sequence containing:
- the LOC135550041 gene encoding sialin-like isoform X1 encodes the protein MALQNGYSIDSSPLDESGDTTPLLKKEVVDVDDSVPSQCCSARCNLAIMMFFGFSVVYGLRVNLSVAMVAMVNGTKSQPSLNSSGGHECPVSSHSNGSQTPDQPDGIPLYLWDSLTQGLLLGAFFFGYLVTQIPGGYLAGHFGGSIFLGGGVLGTAALTLLTPLAAQLGPYWLFGLRALEGFGEGVTFPAMMAMWARWAPPLERSRLMTLSGSGANFGAFVALPLTGFICHSLGWPAVFYMFGGAGCIWAVFWFILVSDQPGTHPRINTREKDYIINSIGKGGGAHGWSVPLLPMMLSVPLWAIIVSQMCANWGNCILLTSLPTYMDTVLHFDLRQNAFLSALPYLGGWAFSVISGVVADSLLEKELLSVTAVRKIFTITGLLLPAAFLVAVGYSGCSGVLAVTFLTLSSTAGGTSAAGVFINQIDIAPRYAGVLLGITNTFGTIPGVVAPIITGYLTKDQSLAGWRSVFCLSAGISAVGAFIFTLFGSGEVQKWALVEVDQEQAETKRDRSIPT
- the LOC135550041 gene encoding sialin-like isoform X2, with amino-acid sequence MMFFGFSVVYGLRVNLSVAMVAMVNGTKSQPSLNSSGGHECPVSSHSNGSQTPDQPDGIPLYLWDSLTQGLLLGAFFFGYLVTQIPGGYLAGHFGGSIFLGGGVLGTAALTLLTPLAAQLGPYWLFGLRALEGFGEGVTFPAMMAMWARWAPPLERSRLMTLSGSGANFGAFVALPLTGFICHSLGWPAVFYMFGGAGCIWAVFWFILVSDQPGTHPRINTREKDYIINSIGKGGGAHGWSVPLLPMMLSVPLWAIIVSQMCANWGNCILLTSLPTYMDTVLHFDLRQNAFLSALPYLGGWAFSVISGVVADSLLEKELLSVTAVRKIFTITGLLLPAAFLVAVGYSGCSGVLAVTFLTLSSTAGGTSAAGVFINQIDIAPRYAGVLLGITNTFGTIPGVVAPIITGYLTKDQSLAGWRSVFCLSAGISAVGAFIFTLFGSGEVQKWALVEVDQEQAETKRDRSIPT